TTGTGTTGTCGTCAATCATGTATGGTGTATACACAGTGTTGGGCAAGAAATTCACTGTTAAGTTCGATAGCGTTGTTATGAATTCATTCTCTTTTATAATAGGAAGTTTGCTTCTTATGCCATTGCTTCTGTACAATAGATATCCTATTTTTAGCTTGCCTGCAAAAGCCGTACCGCAAATGCTGTATTTAACTGTATTTGTTACAGGTATTGCATATTACACTTATTTTTTAGGTTTATCAAGTGTAAATACTGGTGTAGGATCTATGGTTTTCTTTGCAAAGCCGATACTAGCCAGCATAATTGCAGCAATATTTTTATCAGAAAAAATTACTATCCAGCTTGTAATCGGAACAATCGTAATACTTATAGGTATATTGATTGTACAGAGAGATAATATAGCTTTATTTAGCAGTAAAAATGCAGATGAAGAGATGTAAAAGAGGGTCTCAATGTGATTTAGAGGCCCTTTAACTTATTTTTACACATCCAAATTTTCTACCTTTTTCTTGAAGACAAATTTTATGAATAATGCCAGAACGATCAATTCAAGTATTAGAACTATTTTATTAAATTTAGCAGTAAATTCTATGCCTAGTATATTGACAACTGTGTTAACGATTATGAAGACCAATGCCCATATGACAACTGGAACAGATGGGAATATGTTGCTTAATGCTGCAGCACTGACGACATACAAGAGTGCAGGTACTAAAAGATAATCTAATAGTATAGCCCATCCAGTGAAAAAACCAATGACTTTGTTTAAACCATTTGTCGCATAAGAATAAACAGAACCAGCGATTGGAAAAGCTTCAGACATTGAAGCATAGCTAAATGCAGTAAATATCATTCAGATTATGCCTATTACATAGGCAAGTGCTACCATTCCCTTTGATATGTCAGCTACAAAGCCGTAAATACCAAAGGGAGCTATTGGAACCATGAATATGAGGCCATAAATGATGAGATCCCAGACAGTTAAAGCTCTTTTTAATTCCTGCTTATAGCCAAAGTTTTCCAGAGCACCGTCATTTTTATTATCCATTATTATACCTCCTGATTAAAATACTATTCCATACGTCTCAAGTACCCAATTTGGCATTGAGAAACGAGCTGTTTTAAGTGGGTCAACAACTTGCGATATTTGGACATTGCCAGATATACTGAAAAGGGTTGATATTTCTTCTATCGATAGGTCAGTGTACTTTTGGAAAAGTTCTGCCATGTCTTTGACTGCTTTTTCTATAGTTTTTCTATTGATTCATTTGATGCAATTGTGGCTGTTACTTCATTTGTCTTGACGACTGGATTTTGGATTTTTAGATTTTTTAAAACTTTTAGCCATACAGTAACGGCGCCGTTTACTTCTACACCTGATACGCCTATCTCTCCAGCACCCATTACGGCATGTAAGTCTCCTAATGCGAAAAGTGCACCATCAACAAAGACAGGCAAATAAAGCTTAGTGCCTTCACCGATAAGTGTAGTGTCCATATTTCCTCCATGAGGACCCGGTGTGCCGCAGTTTATTTCGCCTTCCTTTGGAGCGACGCCTATTACACCTATCATTGGTTTTACAGGAAATGAGAGCTTTTCATTGAAAATGACTTTGCTATTATTTATCTCAACTACTTTTGAATACAGGTCATTCATCTTATCGCCTAAAACTCCTAAATCCTTTCCTGTTGCAACGACACCTTTATTTTCGATGTCGATTTTTTTGATTGTCACTTCTAATACGTCATTTTCTTTTGCACCATTGATGTAGATTGGACCTGTTGCAGGGTTTACTTTGTCCCAATCCATTGTTTCCAATTTGTCATCATTTGTTTTGATTTGGTTTGAGAAACAGTCTAGAGTTTCGATTTCCACATCATCGCCGTCATTTACAAAAAGATTAGGTTTATTGTTTTTTGTAAAGCTGAAGATGTTATTTTCTTTAGATAGTTTATACATTATAAAGACCTCCTCGTATAATATGATTTGTAATCAACCAAAAAGATCGATCTTTAAAAAGATTACAAAATTTAATTGAACCTTGATAATTAAATATTGTTTTACTAAATTTGTCATAATTAAATCCATCAAGTGCCACTTGATATTATGTATACTTCGCTTAGCTATTATCTATGTTTGGGAAGATGGGTTGTCAAGCCCGAACGCAGCTCATTTACAGCTGCTGCGGCTGTATTAAAAAAAGAATTAACACTGCCGGAAATATCTCAGACAGTTATTATAACTAGAACAGAAGGATGAACACCAGTGCCTGAAAGTGAAAATTTAAAATCTTTGGCAAAGCATCATGCTACTATGGCAATATTTTTAAGTGTACATAAAATTGACAAGCTTGTTAAAGATCTTATAACAGAATATAATGAAGATACTCCCGTTGCTGTGGTATATAAGGCAACATGGGATGATAAAATAATTATTAATGATAAATTGAAAGACATCGACAATAAAGTAAAAGAAAAAATATAAATAAGACTGCTATGATACTTGTAGGAAATTTCCTTAGTGATATTGATAAGTATTCAAAGTTATATGACAAAAACTTTTCACATGAATTTAGGAAAGGAAATAATAATGAAATTGGCTGTATTAGCACTAACAAATAATGGAGCAAAACTTGCAAAGAAAATATCAGACAAATTTAAAGCAGACTTATATCTTCCTAAGAAATATTCATATTATGGAGTTAATACAATTGATAAAAGTTTTATAGAATTTGTCCATAGTATATTTAAAAACTATAAGGGATTTATATTTATCATGGCTACAGGAATAGTCGTTAGGGCTATTGCTAAAGTTATAGAAAATAAAAGACAAGATTCGGCAATAATTGTCATAGACGAAAAGGGTAATTATGTTATTAGTCTATTATCAGGGCACATTGGTGGTGCAAATTAGCTTGCACAAAATGTTGCTTCATTTATTGGTGCAAAACCTATTATAACAACTGCATCAGATGTCAACGGCATGATAGCAGTTGATGTCATAGCAAAAGAGATTGGCTATTATATAGAAAATTTTAAAGACTTAAAAAAGGTTAATGCAGCGATAGTAAATGGTGAGAAAGTCGCTTTTGTAGGAGATAAATTTACTAAATTACAAGAAACAGATAGTATAATTAAAGTACATGGTATTAAAGATGCTCACCATGTTTCTGCATGTGTTTTAATAAGAGATGGAAGTTATGATGTACCGGATATACCATATGTAGTATTTAGAAAAATATTGTTTTAGGCATTGGCTGTAAAAGGAATACTCCCTATGAAACCCTTATAAGTGCTGTAACGGTCATATTTTATAGACTAAATATAAGTTTAAACTGTATATATAAAGTTACTACAATAGATATTAAAAAAGACGAAGGTTGTATACTTAAAATTGTTGAATACTTAAATGTGCCCGTTAAATTTTACAGTGCAGATGAACTAAAAGCAGTTGAAAATATATATCCTATATCAAACTTTGTAAAAAAGACTGTAGTGGTTGGTAGTGTTGCACGTCCATCGGCATATTTGGGTAGTAATAGAGGCAAGGAAATTTATTATACAATAAATGATGGTGTAACTTTGGCAGTTTACAGGAAAGAGGAGAAAAGTCAATGAGATGGAAAAAAGTAGTAGGAATCGGTCCTGGAAGTATTGATGATATGACATTTAGGGCATATAATGTAATAAAAGAGTGTGACGTGGTTGTTGGTTATATAACGTATATAAATCTTATGAAAGAGATCATTAATGATAAAGAAATTATATCGTCAGGTATGAGAAATGAAATCTCAAGATGCAAAGAATGTCTTAAAATAGCTCTTGAAGGGAAAAAGTTTGTTTAATATCAAGTGGTGATGTAGGCATTTATGGTATGGCAGGCCTTATGTATGAAAT
This portion of the Thermoanaerobacterium sp. RBIITD genome encodes:
- a CDS encoding cobalamin biosynthesis central domain-containing protein, which codes for MIAVDVIAKEIGYYIENFKDLKKVNAAIVNGEKVAFVGDKFTKLQETDSIIKVHGIKDAHHVSACVLIRDGSYDVPDIPYVVFRKILF
- a CDS encoding cobalamin biosynthesis protein, with amino-acid sequence MSAVTVIFYRLNISLNCIYKVTTIDIKKDEGCILKIVEYLNVPVKFYSADELKAVENIYPISNFVKKTVVVGSVARPSAYLGSNRGKEIYYTINDGVTLAVYRKEEKSQ